In Cyprinus carpio isolate SPL01 chromosome B16, ASM1834038v1, whole genome shotgun sequence, the following are encoded in one genomic region:
- the LOC109103108 gene encoding CKLF-like MARVEL transmembrane domain-containing protein 6: MATADSVYNATTTQEPKSKKWIIVPSENLDKVRFAVKVIEVLFSFVAFVMEEVVSSCSQCGPLYFFEFVSCTALLFTLLLLILLATPLHQRVGINCWPTLDFGYTSAMAILFLLASIVFAADSGQTGLEQGAVAFGFLATVAFFIDSGLFIKNRGIPCGKGNNQQADHTSRPESEKLNANGTEPVN; this comes from the exons atGGCCACCGCGGACTCGGTGTACAACGCCACAACAACGCAGGAGCCCAAATCCAAAAAATGGATCATCGTGCCTTCAGAGAACCTGGACAAAGTTAGATTCGCGGTAAAAGTGATTGAAGTG CTCTTTTCCTTTGTGGCTTTTGTGATGGAGGAGGTGGTGTCCAGCTGTTCACAATGTGGACCACTCTACTTTTTTGAATTTGTAAGTTGCACAGCCTTGCTCTTCACACTGTTGCTCCTCATCCTCCTGGCCACACCGTTGCACCAGAGAGTTGGGATTAACTGCTGGCCTACTCTG GATTTTGGATACACATCAGCCATGGCAATCCTGTTTCTCCTTGCTAGCATTGTGTTTGCGGCAGACAGTGGTCAAACGGGTCTGGAGCAGGGCGCAGTG GCATTTGGCTTCCTGGCCACAGTGGCCTTCTTCATTGACTCTGGTTTGTTTATAAAAAATCGCGGTATTCCTTGCGGAAAGGGAAACAATCAACAAGCAGACCACACATCCAGACCAGAGAGTGAGAAACTTAATGCTAATGGAACTGAGCCGGTGAACTGA